CATCTTTGAACACGATGCCATCTCTCACCATAATATTCTGCTCCGTTTCTTACTCCTCGTCCCCGGCCTTGAAGTTGTAGATGGGGCGGATGACCTTTACCACATCCGCCGTGGGGCCGATGTTGTCCAGAATATCCTGCATCCCCTTGTAGGCCATGGGGCACTCATCCAAGGTGGCCTTGCTCACCGAGGTGGTGTAGACCTCTGCCATCTGCTTTTGAATTCAGACACCGTGAAGGACTGTTTGGCGTCCGCCCGGCTCATCAGGCGGCCGGCGCCGTGGGGAGCAGAGCAGTTCCAATCCTCGTTACCCTTGCCCACGCAGAGCAGGCTCCCGTCCCGCATATTGATGGGGATGAGCAGTCGCTCGCCCTCTTTGGCGGACACAGCTCCTTTCCGCAGGATCATGGCGTCGGTATCGATATAGTTGTGGATGGTGGTGAACTGCTCCTCCACATGGAGCTTCATGCCTTTGACGATCTCGTCCATCATGGCCTGCCGGTTGAGCATGGCGAAGTGCTGGACGATCTTCATGTCGTGGATATACTGCTCAAACAACTCTCCGGACACATAGGCCAGGGCCTTGGGGATGTTGGTTTGCTTGAGGTTTTTCAGTTTCTTCAGTTCTTTCTGGATCTCCTTCTCCCGGCCCTCCGCTTTCATTCGGGCAATCAGCGCCTCGATGGAGGCATCGTCAGTGCGGTTGAGCACCTTATAGCCCGCCTCCTGGTAATAGCTGGCCACCTCCACACCCAAGTGACGGCTGCCGGAGTGAACCACGATGTAGAGATTTCCCTCGTCGTCCTTGTCCACCTCAATGAAGTGGTTCCCACCACCCAGCGTACCGATGCTTTTTTCCGCCCGGAGGAGATCCACATGGCGGGCACAGCACAACTCACTCAGGTCGATCTCATTGAGGTAGCGGTGGGCCTTATCCCGGATGGAGAAGCCGGAGGGGATCTTTTCATAAATCAGCTTGTCCAGCTTTTGAAGCTCCAGCCGCCCCTCCCGGATGCGGGTGGTCTCCATGCCGCACCCGATGTCCACACCCACCAGATTGGGCACCACCTTGTCGGTGATGGTCATGGTGGTGCCGATAGTACAGCCCGCCCCGGCGTGAATGTCGGGCATGAGCCGGATGCGGCTACCCGCCGTAAATTCCTGATTGCACAGCTCCTGAACCTGTGCGATGGAGGCGCTGTCCACCACATCGGTGAAGATCTTGGCCTCATTGTATTTTCCTTTGATTTCGATCATAATTTCCTCGCAATATTCTATGGGGCATGGCCCCGTCAAGTCATCTCATACAGCAGGGCAGCGTCGCCCTGCACCAGTTCCAGATGGGAGCGCAGCGTTTCAAGCCCGCTTTGCACCGCCTCGGTGGGCAGATCCCAGTCCGGGGCAATTTCAGCGGCCAGCTCCGGGAGGTCCTGCTCCCGCAGAGCTGCCAGCAGTTGAGACGCCAGCTCTCCCTCCAGCAGAGCGCAGTCCAGGGTGTCCTCCGTCTGGGGAGCAGGAAAACGGACATCCAGATCCAGTTCGCTCTCACACCAGTCCCAGATGGCCATATAGACCGCGCCGGAGCAGTCGCCGTTTGACAGTTCCTGCCGCCGGCCGTCTTTGAGAAGGTAAAAGGATGCGATCTGTGACATAGTTGTTCCTCCTGAATGTTATTCTTTTTCCATCAGCCCTTCTGCCTGCATCCGGATCACATAGAAGGCCCGCACCCAGTCCAGTTCCTGCTCCATGGATTTCTCCAAAGCCAGCAGGTGGCGCTTTCCCAGCCTGCGGTCCAGGAGGGCAAAGATGCGGACAAGAGGATTCTGGCTGACAAGGCTTTTCTCAATGCTCTGGTTGTCAAAGATCCCAAACGCCTCATAGAACACCTTTTGGTCAAAGGTGCCCTGCTCCAGCGCAAAGGCATGAGCCTGGTCGATGGCTTCTTTCGCGGAGTCGCAATCTTTCAGCGTTGTGGACCGCAGGTGATGAAATTTCGTCCACACATTCTCAAAATAGATGTAGTAGTTGCTCCGCAGTACTTCCACACCGTCCATACGAATGGCTGCCCGGCCCTCATGGTCGGCGCTTTTGCTGTAACTGGTGGCAAAATACTGAATGTGACCCCGGAGCGCCGGGCACAGGTAATCATTCTCCAATTTGTTCCGGATTCCACTCCAAGTGGATACGCTTGCCATGTTACCACCTCTCAGTCACGATAGATACCCACGACCAGGATATAGTCATCATCTCCATGAAAATCCTGACACTTGTTATAGAAGTCTCTCAAAGTTCTAAATTCGGCCAACGCTGCATCCCGATTTTCCACTCCGTTCTGTTGGAGATACTTGTCCAGGAAAGCATCTTCATCCACCTCATTGAGGGCAGAAACGATGTCATCCAGATCCTCCAAGAGAGTGTAGGCCACCTGACCATCATCAACGAAATCAACACCTACGATTGCTTGGCTGAGCGGTTCATGAGAGATCGGTTCTGTCCCAGGGCATCCCACCAGCGCCATGTGGAGCTCATTCCACAGGCGGATTTTTTCGGTGTAGAGAAATTCATGCTGATTTGCCGCTGTTTTCAAAGCATCAACCGTATTCTCGCCACTGAAAACAGCATTCATGAGTTCATCTTCAGCAGGGGCGCTTCCATAAAAATAGTGGGCAATGTTTTCAGTGTTCATTGAGATACCTCGCCAGTTTCTTCTCCAGCAGTTCTGCCATATCATTGCAGAGGCGCTTTACCTTGTCCTGCTCATGGGCGTAGTACCAGATGGTTTCCTCTCCGGGGCGGAGCAGGAGCTGGTCGCCGTCCGCTTCTTTCCAGAACTCGCCCAGCACACAATACCGCTCGCCATGAATGGTCAGATTAAATGTTCCAGAGAGTTCAACGATTACGCCTGTGGATACATTGATGCCTGCGGTCAGCAGGAAAAACTCCCGCACCTGGGACGGGAGCGTGAAGTCCAGCACGCTTTCTTGATTCCCGATCTGCTCCTCCGTGGCGGCGGGTTTGATCTCGTCAGAGGGGTCCAGCACCTTTGCCAACGCCTTGGAGAACTTGGGGTATCGGCCAAATAACTCCGGGTTATTGGCCTTGAATTCCTTTTGCTTTTCCCTCTGCACCCGCTCCTGCTCCTTACAGAAAGCGTCCAGCTCCGCCAGATACCGCTCCTGGTAGAGATTGCTGGCTTCAAATGCTGTGCCGCTCTTTTCCAGAATGGCGATGGCTCTCTTTTGGCTGCCAAACACCGGGACCCACTGAAAACCGTGTCGGCAGGGCTTCAGTTTCAGAAATTCACCCCGACTCAGCAGGGCTTCCAACTCCGTCTCATGTTCGTCCCACCAGTTCCGCCAACTTTCTGGTGTTTCCCGCCCCTCGACCAAGTCCAGGAGTTTTTCTGTCAATGATTCTTTGTCCATAGGTGTCCACGCTCTTTCTCCGCCATCACTTCCACATTACTCGGTAGCACAAAGCTCATTCATTTTTGGAATCAGTATTTTATCCATCCACTGGCAAACAATCTCAAAGGTATTGTTAATCTTTTCTTCATTTCCTATATCAAGATATATTTCATTGTCTCTCAAACTGTAAAACAGTGGTTGTGTGTTGATGTCTGGTTTGGCATAACCATAAGGGTCGTATGGACGGGTGTTGATTATATAGCAAACCTCTATGCTTATGCTATCCTTTGTGTTCCCGCCGAATGAGGAAAACGCAATCATATAGGTGAAATTTTTACTGTGCCTCGTAAGTGTTTTGTCGGATTTTTTATACTTGAAGCCTAAATGCCCGTACTTCCCTTGCAACTTGGTTCCAAGCATTTGCATTGCTTCGTTAAAGTTCATTGTGCCCCCTCCATTTTCTCATCGTAAAAATAAATATAGTTCATTTCTCCGTTTCAGAGGGCGCAGGAATAGATGCTCATGGCCCCGTAATCGGTGTGCAGGACCAGCCCGCTTTGGGTAAAGGCAAAATTCACCTGCCGCACCACAAAGGGGTCGTCAATAGAGGCCAGCAGTTGGCCGCTGCCGGTATCCCACAGCTCTATGGGGGAGCTGCCACGATCCTGCTGAACGGCCATCAGACTGCCCCTTGTCCGCACCATACAGGTGTCTGAAAAATTTAGCCCCTGCCGGACCGAAAACGGGAAAGGATTGGCAATCTCCTCTCCGGTCTGGGTCAGATAGAACCTGCCGCCCACCGAGAAGCACTGGTCATCCGGAGAGAAGAAGGGATGCCAGCCCGCATTGGGGATCACAACTTTTTGGGCGGACTTCAGATCGACCAGCACATACTCACCCTCGGTGACACGGTAGACCGCTTTGCTCTGCCGGGGAGAGAGCATCCCGAAGCAGTAATAGGCAAAATTCGGATCTTTTGACTTCTTACATTTTACCGTTTCCCGCCACACTTTCGTGTTGCTGCCAAAGGCAAAGACGACGATCTCCTCGCCCGTGTACCACAGGGCCAGGTCGCCACTGACATCCAGCATGGTCTTCATGCTGTTTTTCTTGTTGGCAAAGGGCGTGACCTCATGGGTGCGGAGCGAGAACTGCTGGAGAAGATAGCTGTTGTTCAGAAGAAGGGTGTCATTGGAGCAGAGGACCTGCTCATAGGTCATCCGCTTGGCACCCAGAGAGACCGTTTCAAGGCTCTCCCCGCTGCCATCGAAGTGATAGAGGGTCTCGTCCTCAAAATCTCCGACCACCCTCGTCAGGAAGAAGTCATCCCTTGCGGGAGAGGCGGCCAGGGGCATGAAGCCGTTACTGTCCTTACCGACAAACCGATGGCACCGCGCCTGCCCAACAGCGGCATCCCGATTCTGATAGACAAATCCTTTCCGCATCTGGCCCATCATGGCGCTGGCAGCCTTGCTCCTGACCTGGAAAGCGGAGTCGCACAGGATCTCCTTGACCTTCCCGCCATTCAAGCAGGTTCGGATGGTATGGCCGTCAATTTCAATCCGCCACTGCTTATTTGTAGTGGGGTTGAGGAAGGTTTTTTCAATCATGGCTTTGACTCCTCCCTTTGAATCAGGATGGTTTTTCCCTCGGCGTTGATGTCATAAAGGTCATCCAAATGGATATGGAAGCCATCCACACGAGCGGTTTCCGCCATCCCCAGAGCGGCTTTCGCCAACAGGAGCAGCCCCGCCCGGTTTCCCGTTAACTCCAATTCATTTCCATCGGCATGGGTGGTAAAGGAGAGGTAGGCTTCCGGTTCCACTGGGAGGATAGGCAGTAGTTCGTCATTCAGTTGAATGGTCAGTGTTCTGGTTTTCATCACTTACCGAAATACCTCCCATCAATCCCACCAGAAATACCAGACGGTGGACTGCCACAGGACATCTGCCAAGGAGCCAATGCTTCCATCCTCATTCTGATCCAGATCTGGGCAGAAGCCATATTGCTCCACAGCCACCTCCATAGCTCTTTCCTTGGAGATCGGAGTTGGAAGTTCAAACTCCAATTCATCGTGGCTCATGGCGGCAGGGATGGCACCATGCTGCTGGAACCAGTATTTGGCCGCAGCCATCAGCTCCGGTGTGTCGGGGCAGTCATTCCAGTTTCCGAAGGGCAGGTAGGCGAAGATCTCCCAAGGATTCTTCACCGGGATCTTGGCCAGAATGAGCGGATAGGTCATCTCAGTATCATCATCCCAGTAGCTGGAGAAGCGGTCATTAGGTTCTCCGCCCTCCATCTCGCCCAAGACTTCCTCATCCCAGTCCATATCGTCATCTTCGGCTTCTTCCTTGCGCTGGCCGGTCAATTCCTCCAAAACCGTCTTTCCGTCCTTGACGGGGGTAGAGAGCATCTTCTTCCGGTACTCCGTTACAGCTTTGAGGTCAAATTCGTAAATGTCTACATCATTCTTCGGGTCGGCGTTCATTACCAGACATTCCAACAGCGTTTCATCATCCGCCTGGATAAGCACGGGAACAAAGCCCTCCCGTACCCCCAGCCGCTGGGCGTAGCTGTATGCCGACATGATGGGGTCATCATCTGCCATGGATGGGAAATAGGTACACTCGCAGTCCAAATACTCCATGATGGCCTGAGCCACCTCGGAAGGCTCCAGTGTGTCCTCGTCGAAGTCCTGTCCCTGCCAGTTAGCAAAGCGTTCTTCGATCACCTCTGCCATAGCCTGATAGTAGTCCTCGTCAAAGGGGATGAACAGGTAGGCTTCATCTTGGAACTCATCGGAGTGATACCGCTCTGGGCCGAAGAAGCAGAGGGCGTTGTCGTCAACATCGGCAGGATAGTAGGGACTGTCGCCCTCTCCATAGTAATAGCCCGCAAAGGCACGGCCTTGATGATTGAACAGCACAGAGAACAGACAGCCGTCCAGCTCATCCCGGATAAACTCCCGCAGATCCACGCTGGCAGAATCAGCCTTGACCTTTTCTACGACCTCTCCGTACTCCGCAAGGAATTCTTCACCCATCAGGTCGTGCTCCATGCACCAGCGCAGGTAGATGGCCATGTGGTTATAAGCATTGATGGGGTCAATAGGCAGTTCCTTTTCCTCGATGCTCTCGATGTGATAGGAAGCATCGTCCATCTCACCGTCAAAATCATCATTGGAAAGGGTGCCACGAGTGATAGCATCCTGGCGGGTGGGGTTTACTACAAAACTGATCCCCCTCATTTTGTTCAGCAGAGCGTCTGTATCATGTTCCAGTTTATAGTCCAACTCGTCCTCATAAAGCGGAATGACCTGATAGAAGTTGACCTCCTCGCCGCCCGGCAGGGTGCAGACCTCGCTGCCATCCTCCGTATCCTGGGGACCGATCAGGGTAGCAGTACACAGTTTGGTGTTGTCTGCAAATGGTTCCCGGTTCTCCACTGTATGACCATGTCCCAACCAACTGTCACAGTTGATGGGCAGACGGGCCAAGGATTTCAGCAGGCGGATGGGCCAGTACCACTTTTCGTCTTTCATGGACTCCTGATCCAGCTTCCAGTCCGCAGGCAGCGCGATAGCCAGCTCCGCCCGCTCCAGCTTATATTCCACCAGCTCCTCCGGCACATTCATCCGGTGAGCGCCCATACCCATGGTGACCAGGGTGCAATAGTCCCGCTCCTCAGTGGGCGGCACCATGCAGATGTCCACATGGATGTCTGGAGAAACCAGCTCGTGGAACACATTCTCGACCTTGCCGAAATACTGCTGGATGTGTCCCTCGACGGCCTCCATCTCCTCCTCGGTGTAGACCTCGGGAACACCGGCTTCTTCATCCTCGGGCATTTCGCCGTCCGGGTCATCGCCGTCATCGTCAGGGTCACCGTCCGATGACTCCCAGGAGATTTTCAGCGTCATCTGCTCCTCCGGCAGACCGACGCCAGGGCTGCGGGTGATGGTGTGCTTATCATCTGCCGCAAAACCGATAGTTTCTCCATCGTGGAGTTCCACATCGTTCTCCAGCACATAGGACACAAGGCTGGCCAAAAAGTCCCGCAGGTCGCTCGGCTTGGCATCGGTGCCCAGCACCTCCATCTCGTCTTTGCCAAACACATCCATGCCGTAGGTGTAGCCATTCATGCCATTCTCGTTTCTCCACAGACCGAACCAGATCCAGTTGAAGATGGGTAGTTCGCCGTCCTGCATCATGTCGGCAAAGCCCTCATAGAACCGGGGTTCAAACACCACGCCGCTGGTGTAGATGCCGGTGGCATATTCCTGACGGCAGCAGGCGGCGACCACCTTGGTGTAGAGCTTGCCCTTTTCCAGCAGGTTTTCCTCCTTGCCCAGCACCGCCACCATGATGTGGGCACAGTGCTCCTTGGCAACCTTGACGGCGTCCTCCCACATATAGTTGTTCTCGGCATTCAGTTCCGCTTCGCCGTTGGGGATGGGATAGGTCGCCAGGCTGACGGCGGCGACCATGTCGCCCACTTCGAACACCAGCGCGTCATCGTCCTTCTCCTCGCTGGCATCGTATTCATCCACGGCGATATCCCACTTTTCCTTCATGTCCCGGATGAACTGCTCTTTATCCCATTCTCCCTTGGACAGGAGGACAAATCCGGTGAAAACGCCTGTGTGGTCACTCTCATCCTCGGCCTCTGCCTCGGCCCGCTTTGCGATCTCTTTCTGGCACTCTTGAATCACCGCCGGGGCATCCTTGTCTTCGGGGTCCAGTTCTGCCCACCGCTGGGCGTAGGGGATAGCCTGTTCCTCCTGCCCATAGAGATACTGATAGCCGTAGGCCATCCGCATATTCCACTCCGCCTTGTCCTGGCCTTCCTCCCGGACGGACTCCAGTACCTCAATGGCGCGGCGCAGGGCCTTGTCTCCCTTATAGTTAGGAGTACCCTCGTCGTGGTCCCCGATGATGGCGTAATTCTCCAGCGCCCGCGCCATGGCGTAGGCAATGCGATAGTTCCGCCAGTCCTCCGGGATGGCGTTGAGGGCCTGGATGCAGCGGGTGTACTCGTCCTCGTCGTTCCACTGCTCCAGCTGCTGGAAGTATTCTTCTTCGTTCTGCGGGGTGTAAGGGATATAATCCATGCCCGCCAGCGTCTCGTCCAGCTCGGGGGCCTGATCCTCATCGTCCGGTTCCTCCTCGGACGGTGTTTTTAGGTTCACTGTGCCCGCCTCCCGGCGGAAGGTGTGGAAACTGGCCCAGGGGATATCGCTGTCCTCAAAGAAATTTTTGGCCATCTGGAGCGCCGTCTGGATGTCCCAGGCGATGAAATCCACATAGCCGCAGTAGAGGCCGGTGGCTCCTCCAGTGAGAGTGAGTACCTCCGGACCGTCGCCGGTGGTGAACAATTCCTCCAGCTTATCCCGGAAGTCGAAGATCTTCTGGGTTCCTTCTTTCTCCCGCAGGGTATCCAGAGGGTAGCAGAAGAAGCCCGCCACCGCGCCGTCAGCATGGAGATCGTCCATGAAGTCATTGTCGGCATTCAGGTAGCCGTTGATGAGCGGCACACAGCAGGTGGAACCGGCCATTACATCCAGCCGCCAGTCAGCGTCGGGGTCTTCATTGGGTTTCATTTCGTAGCCAAGATAGCTCTCCAGATAGGCTTCTGGATCGGTAGAGAGTTCCAGACCCCGCTCCTTCAGAGCGTCGGGAAGCTGGGACATAAGAATGGACGGCTCCGCCCTGGGTTCCTCCAGCACATCAAAGCTGTCTATGTATCTCATGTGGGGAATCTCGCCCAGCACTTGGTCGGTGAGGGTGGTGAGCATCCACCAGACCCGGCCTTCCGCCTCCCGGAGCATGGGCAGCAGCTTTTCACAGTAGGCGGAGAGGGCGAAGCTGTTTTCGCCCTGCTCCTCCAGCCAGATCTGCACATCATCCCCGGAGATGTCCCATCCATCCTCGGTACGCAGACCGATGTTCTGGAGGGGCTGACGGCCCACAAGGATGTTCCAGTGCTCCAGCACCTCCTTGGGGGCGTGTTTCTGGAAGTAGACCAGCTCAAACAGCTTGACCTTATCACCCTCCGGGGTGAGGATCAGCTCGTACTTCTCGCCGTTGAAGCCCATCTCGAAGGAGATTTCATCAAAGGCCAGATTCAGGGTTTCCTCCATTTGGGCCACGAGTTCTGCACCGCGGGTGTGATCCTTGTCGTCATCCATCATCTGGCGCAATTCTGCTTCCATCTCGGCAAAGGTTTCCCACCAGTTCTCTGTCCGATCCCGGAAGCACTCCCAGAACTGCGGCAGAGAAATACCCTGCTTGCACCGGTCGATAAACTCTTTGGTGTCATCGTCACCAGGGCGGACTTCCAATGCCTTTTCAAAATATCGCAGAGCCCGGCCCTCCTGATCCAGATAAAAGTAGGAGTAACCCATGCGGAAGTTCCAGTAATAATCGTCCTCGAAGTATTCCTCATGGGGCTTTAGCAGAGCGAGGGCCTTTTTGAGCATTTCTTTGCAAGTTGGCTTATGTGGGTCTGCCAGATTGTTATAGGCACGGGCTAACTCACTGTCCATCTCAGGGGTACGCTCCTCGGCGGGGATGGCCTCCAGCGCATCAATAATTTTATGTTGTTTGCTCTCCTCATGCCACTTCTGGCACTGCTTCAAAATGTCCATATCAGGGTCCTCCTCGTCCTCATCCGGTTTCCAGTCTTTGATCTGCTGGAACACACCGTTCTCATCCCGCTCAAAGGCGCAGGGGGCGGGGGTGTTCAGCAGAGAAATGATGTCGGGATCGTCGTTGCAAATTGTGTTCAGCTTGTAAATCCCGGCATTGTTGGGGTCGTCCATGTACGCCTCGCTCTCGTCACCGGCGGTAAAGCGCCAGCCGCTGTCCCAGCCGCCGTCCGGATTCTCCCGGTAGCAGTAGCCAACCTTGTAGCCCTCCATCGTAATGCGGTTGGTGGCGATACAGCCATCGGCGCCCTCCCAGTCGGGGAGCAGATTCTTCATGTCCTCTGCCTTTACATAGTAGTCCCGGTTGCGGCCAGCGGCCTCGTACAGCTCCTTCCGCAGCGCCTCCACATCCCGAGCCATCTCCTGGATCTCCTCGTTATCCATCATCTCGCTGAGGTCGTATTCCAGCGGGGCATGGACAAAGTCCGCCAGGGCCTTGTTCATGGCGTCATGCTCCTCTGGCGTAGCAGTGATGCGGATACGGCGGGCGGGGGTGTTGTACTCGTCCAGATCCTGAAGGTTTACACTGCCACTGACGCTGCACTCCAGCAGGATGGCGGCCAGGTCGGTGACCACATCAATGGCGAAGTGAAAGTCCATCTCCACACCATCGGAATGTGTAAACTCCAGGTACTCCACGGTTTGGCGAAAGTCCCAGTTCTGCTTGTCCAGACCGATCTTGGAGAAAATCTCGCTGAGGGGGATCTCCTCCTTTTTCTGATCCTCTAAAAATGCCACAAGGTTCAGACTGTCATCGGAACCGCCAATAAAGTTGCCCCAGTATTTTTTGATATACATTTGTCGTGCCTCCTGTTCTGAATCCAGTCGATCAATGAGCTGATTCAAGTGTTCCAACCACGCAGGAGCGATCTCACCGCTATCCTCGTTCTTCCAAAGATCCATAATCTCACGGATGCCGTCCTCGTCCGGCACCTCGTTTTTGATGTCGGTGAGCTGCCGCAGCAGGAAAGCAAGTGCTTCTTTGGATGCTGTGAAACCGGTGACTTTATCCCATATAGCTTCTTCATGATCGTAGTCCAGCTTGCCGTTATCCTTCCATTGGAAATACAGCTCCGCCAGAGCCATCGCAGTATTGTCAAAGAGAAAGTCGATTTGTGAGAAGTCAGATCCCAGCATGACTTCCTCTTTCATCAGTTCAATCATCTCGCCCAGATCCATTACCGGATGCTCCGGTACATATTCATTTTTGAGGATGTCCAGTACATCCAGCCCTTCGTCACGCTCTAATGCTTTTATACCCCATGCTCCCATGTCGGCACCTCTCTTTCTTTATTTCGTATCAAGCTTCTATTGTCAATCATGGTTCTCCACCCGGATAATGGGCCGGTAGAAGTCATAATCTCCGTTTAGTTCCTTGTCCTCCTGCACTTCCGGCTTACAGTGGGGCGAACAGGGTAGGAAACCGAGAAATGGGCCCAGCCCGCCGCAGATATTGCACCCGCCGTCACCGCCGCAGGTGGTAAGTCTATCAGCCTGCACCACTTCCCGCATATAGGGATCGTAGGCGATGGACAGGCCGAAGAAGTTGGGTTCCTCCATATCATAGGGCCGGTTCTCATCCTCATCCATGTCCTCAAACCAGCGTAGACGCATGGAGTAGTCTAACCCATCTCCCCATGGGAACAGGGTCCGACATCCGCCGCCGCACAGGTAGGCCCACTCGTCCGCTGTGGGCAGCGAAAGCCCCTGCTTTTCCAGCCCGGCAAGAAGCGCATCGTAGTCTGTGCAGTGATAGATCCAGGTATGAAATCCATCTTCTGTCCGTTCTATGCGGGCCGACTGATGCAAGGTAAGACTGCTGCTGTCACTCCAAGCAAAATCACGGAATTCCTTCAGCCAGTCAGGGTGGGCAGTCAGCCTGGGATCGTCCATCTTGACCGGCTCCCAGCACAGTTCCTCCAGCTCCCGGCCCACCAGCATGGGGCCAATGACCGCCTGCCGAACGGGAGCCATGCTTTCCCGGATCATCTCTTCCGGGTTCTGCGGTTCCATCTCCCACTCCTGGAACAGATAGTCCAATTCCTCCCGGCTCTCCTGATTCAGTCCCTCGGCAAACTGCTCCCAGCCCAGGGTGACGGTATCGCCGGGGACAAAGACGAACTCCCGACCATCTTTCTTGAAGATGCCGGTGGTGCAGCTCTGGCCCCAGTGGTCAAAGGTATGTAGACCGAGAAAGGTCATAGTATAACGAGCAGCCAGGCTTTCCATCAGCGCCTGCTTCTCGGTGGTATCCATTTGATTGAATTGGGGACGGGACAGTTTTTCGTTCATGGAAAGTCCTCCTTCGATTCGTTTTGCGTGTTCCAGCAGATAGCTCTGACCATCCTGCTTGGCCCATTCCAAGTATTGTGGAAGCTGGTCGGAATGGATGGCATCCAGTGAAATCAGAACGGCGATCCGCTGGTATTCCTGAAGTTCAGGAGAGTAACAGTTGCGCTCCCAAAACAGCGGAGCGAACTGTTCCACACAGTCAGGACGCAGAGCAGGCATCGCCAAAAGCGCCCGCCGGCTCACATATTCATTGGGGTCCTTTGCGAAATCCAGAATTATATCCCTGACTTTCTGACTACATGAGCATTCCGGCAGATAGGCGGCAAACTGCCACTTGGCCTCATTCTCATTGGAAGCTGCGGCCCTGCGGCAGAGGCACTCAAACCATTGTGGATGGGAAGTGGTCTCCTGTATAAATCCCTCCGCTTCGTTGGCCCTGGCAATTAAATAGACCATCTCATCCAGTAGGACGCTGTCTGCCGTTTCTGCATCCATTTGGGTCAACATATGGCAAAAGGCACTGTAAGTATCATTCCACGCAGGGTAATCGACCTCCCATGCACCGCCGATCTCCTCGGTGGTTTTTCCGGGATAAGTGATTTCCTGCCACTGATGAAATTTTCCTACCTGCTCCAGCAGGCACTCCCTGATGTCCTTTGCCATACGCTTACCTCACAATTCTTTGCACAGGTTTCCCAGTTCCAATGCCTGTTCCACAAGGCCCAGGAGCAGGCTGGAAAAATTCTCGGCAATCTCCTCCAGATCGGCATAGTCACAGTTATAGCCCCGGACTCTGCCGCTCTCTAAGTCGATAAATACGATACTTCCGTCACCCAATCCTCCGATTGGAAAGGTGGGGCCGTGGTCATATTCGCTCATGTAATCCT
This DNA window, taken from Dysosmobacter welbionis, encodes the following:
- a CDS encoding SF0329 family protein — encoded protein: MASVSTWSGIRNKLENDYLCPALRGHIQYFATSYSKSADHEGRAAIRMDGVEVLRSNYYIYFENVWTKFHHLRSTTLKDCDSAKEAIDQAHAFALEQGTFDQKVFYEAFGIFDNQSIEKSLVSQNPLVRIFALLDRRLGKRHLLALEKSMEQELDWVRAFYVIRMQAEGLMEKE
- a CDS encoding DUF1877 family protein, which codes for MNTENIAHYFYGSAPAEDELMNAVFSGENTVDALKTAANQHEFLYTEKIRLWNELHMALVGCPGTEPISHEPLSQAIVGVDFVDDGQVAYTLLEDLDDIVSALNEVDEDAFLDKYLQQNGVENRDAALAEFRTLRDFYNKCQDFHGDDDYILVVGIYRD
- a CDS encoding SMI1/KNR4 family protein, translating into MDKESLTEKLLDLVEGRETPESWRNWWDEHETELEALLSRGEFLKLKPCRHGFQWVPVFGSQKRAIAILEKSGTAFEASNLYQERYLAELDAFCKEQERVQREKQKEFKANNPELFGRYPKFSKALAKVLDPSDEIKPAATEEQIGNQESVLDFTLPSQVREFFLLTAGINVSTGVIVELSGTFNLTIHGERYCVLGEFWKEADGDQLLLRPGEETIWYYAHEQDKVKRLCNDMAELLEKKLARYLNEH
- a CDS encoding Imm32 family immunity protein, with product MKTRTLTIQLNDELLPILPVEPEAYLSFTTHADGNELELTGNRAGLLLLAKAALGMAETARVDGFHIHLDDLYDINAEGKTILIQREESKP